The nucleotide sequence GGATCGGCGCCAAGGGCGGCCACCCCGGTTCGCTCGGCGCGCTGCAGCGTCCGTACGAGGTCGTTTCGAGCGAGTTCCTGACGATGGAGGGCCGCAAGTTCTCCTCCTCCCGCAACGTGGTGATCTACGTCGGAGACATGCTCTCCCGCTACGACGCGGACGCATTGCGCTACTACCTGGCCAGCGCCGGTCCGGAGAACCAGGACACCGATTTCACCTGGGCCGAGTTCGTCCGGCGCAACAACGATGAGCTCGTCGCCGGCTGGGGAAACCTCGTCAACCGGACGATCTCGATGACCGCCAAGAACCTCGGTTCGATCCCGGCGGCCGGCGACCTGACCGACGCCGACCGCGCCCTGCTCGGCAGCTCGCGGGCGGCCTTCGGCACGGTTGGCGACCTGATCGCCCGCAACCGGCAGAAGGCGGCCATCGGCGAGGTGATGAAGCTGGTCGGCGAGGCGAACAAGTACCTGTCCGACACCGCGCCGTGGAAGCTGAAGAACGAGGATCCGGACCGGATGGCCTCGGTTCTGCACACCACACTCCAGGTCGTCGACGACGTCAAGACGCTGATCACGCCGTTCTTGCCCGGCTCGGCGGAGAAGGTGCACCACGCTCTGGGTGGCGAGGGAATCTGGGCCGCGATGCCGGACCTGGTCGAGGTCGAGGAGCCGACCGCGACCGGGTCGCCGTCCTACGCGGTGCTGACCGGCGATTACCAGACCCAGGCGCACTGGCAGTCCACACCGATCGCGGTGGGACGTCCGCTGGCCGCGCCGACGCCGATCTTCACCAAGCTGGACCCGTCCGTCGTGGACGAAGAACTGGACCGGCTGGCCGCGGCCGCCGAGCAGTCCTGACAGGGTCGGGGTCTGCCGCCATGGCCAAAAGCAGCTCCTCCGCCGACCGTGACCTGCCACCGCCGCTGCCCCGGCGCCTGGACGCGACGGTGTTCGACGCGCATTGCCATGTGGACGCGATGGCCCACCGCGCCGGTGTGGCGCGCCGCGACCAGGGCGCCCCCCGCGAGTACCTCGACACCGTGCTCGACCAGGCTGGTGCGGTCGGGGTGACGCGCATCGTCAACGTGGGCTGCGAGGTCGGCGAGTGGGCCTCGACGATGGCCAGCCTCGAGCACCCCGACGTCTTCGGCGCGATCGCGGTCCACCCGACCGAAGTGGCGGGCTTGACCGACGCTCACTACGCCGAGCTCGAGGAATTGCTCCAGCACCCGAAGATCGTCGCCGTAGGGGAGACAGGCCTGGACTACTACTGGGACCGGACGTCTCCGCAGGACCAGCAGCTGCACTTCCGCAAGCACCTGGAGCTGGCCAAGCGGGTCGGCAAGCCGGTGATGATCCACGATCGCGACGCTCACGACGACGTGCTCCGGATCCTGGACGAGGAGGGCCCGCCACCAGCTGGTGTGGTCTTTCACGCCTTCAGCGGGGACGCGGCGATGGCGCGGCACTGCGTTGCCGCGGGCTATGTGCTGTCCTTCCCCGGCGTGCTCACCTTCGGAAACGCCCCGGGCCTGCGCGAAGCCGCGGCCCTCACCCCGCTGGAACAGATGCTGGTCGAGACCGACGCGCCGTTTCTCACCCCCCATCCGTATCGAGGCCGTCCCAACGCCCCGTACCTCATTCCGCATGTGATCCGTCAGGTCGCCGAGCTGAAAGAAGTCTCTGAATCGGTGGTCTGCGCCACCATTTCGGGCACAGGAGCACGCATTTTTGGGATCTGAAAACCTATATGTCCGGATTTGTGCAGCAGCGGGTTTGGCCTAATGTCCACCTGGCCGTTACGGTGCTGTGACCAAGCAATACGCGAGCCGATCGGTTCGGGCCACGAAGTAGTGCCCCGGACGGTCGACGAACAAGGAGTTTCCCCTCTTGCGCCGCAGTGTGAAGTTAGGCCTGTACGGCATCGTGCTCGCCGGTCTCCTCGGTGGTACCGCCGCCTGGGCGACAGGTGACACCACCAAGACCGTCGACCTCCGGGTGGACGGCAAGGACCAGAACGTTCACACCACGGGCCACACGGTCCGTGATGCGCTGGCCTCGGCCGGCATCGCCGTCGGCGCGCACGACATCGTCGCCCCCGACCTGCAGGCCCCGGTCGCCAACGGCAGCCAGATCATCGTGCGCCGCGGCCACCTGCTGCACCTCAGCGTGAACGGCACGGTCAAAGACGTCTGGGTGAACGCCGATTCGGTCGACGAAGCACTGGCCCAGCTCGGCTACGACCGCAGCAACTTCATCTCCGTCTCCCGATCGCAGCGCCTGCACGACGGCGTGACGTCGGTCGAGATCGACTCGCCCAAGCGGGTGACCCTCAAGGTCGACGGCACGGTGCGCACGGTGATGACCACCGGCCGCACGGTGTACGACGCCGTGGCGCTGGCCGCCATCCGACTGGGTCCGAACGACAAGCTCTCCGTGCTCGGCACCACGCTCGTCAAGAGCGGCGAGACGATCCAGGTCAAGCGCGTCAAGGTTCTCCTGCGCACCGAGACGCAATCGGTGCCCTACAACACCGTGAGTAAGTCGGACCCGTCGAAGTACATCGGTACGACCTCGGTCCAGACAGCGGGCAAGAACGGCGCCAAGCAGGTGACCTACCGGCTGGTCTATGTCGACGGCAAGCTGGTCGGCAAGTACCTGATGCGCAGCAACGTCACCAGCCAGCCGGTCAGCCAGGTGCAACAGGTCGGCAGCAAAGCCAAGCCGGCGCCCAAGGTCACGGCGCCGACGAGCGGTGGCAGCGGAAGCGGCGGCGGCAGCAGCGCGACCCCGCCCGCGAACACCAGCGGCCGCAACTGGGACGCCGTCGCCTCCTGCGAGTCCGGTGGCAACTGGCACATCAACACCGGCAACGGCTTCTACGGTGGTCTGCAGTTCGACATCGGAACGTGGAACTCCAACGGTGGCGGCGCCTACGCCGCGCGGGCGGACCTCGCCTCGCGGGAGCAGCAGATCGCCGTAGCCAACAAGGTCGCCGACGCCCGCGGATCGAGCCCCTGGCCGGTCTGCGGACAGTACCTGTGACGAGTAGTCACCGGCTGGCCCTCGTCGACAACCCGGCCGAGCCGAGCGCGCCCATGCCTGCTCGCCGCCGACTGCCCGCTCGAGCGTGCCGCTTCGGCCTGTACGGGCTGGTTCTGGCCGGACTCGTCGGTGGCACGGCGGCCTGGGTGTCCAACGGCAAGTCGTTCACGTTGCGCATCGACGGACGCGACCAGACCGTGCACGCCTCGGCCGCCGACGTCGGCGGCGTCCTGTCGGCGGCGCACATCGCCATCGGACAGCACGACCTCGTCGCGCCGGACCCGGCGACCGCGGTGGCCAGCGGCGCCACCATCGTCGTGCGCCGCGGGCACCTGCTGCACCTGACGGTGAACGGCGCGAGCAGGGACGTGTGGGTCAACGCGGATTCCGTTTCCGAAGCCCTCGGACAACTCGGTTTCTCCGGTGACGACTACGTGTCGGTCTCGCGAGCCCAGCGCCTGACCTCGAGTGTGACCGACCTGGCGATCGACTCGCCCAAGAAACTGACGTTCCTCGTCGACGGCAAGCGGATCACCACGATGAGCGCCGGTCCGACGGTCTATGCCGCCATCGACGACGCCGGCATCTCGCTGGGTCCCAACGACCGGGTCTCGTCCACGGGCACGGTCCACGACGGACAGGTCATCCGTATCAAGCGGGTCGCCTACACCCACTCGACGAAGACCCAGACGGTGCCGTTCCCGACCGTGAAGCGCCCCGACCCCGCCAGCTACGTGGGCACGGACACCGTTGTGCGCGCGGGCAAGGACGGTACGGCGCGCGTTACGTACCAGCTGATCTTCATCGACGGAAAGTACGCCGGTCGTGTCGTGCTGAAGACGGTCAACACCGCCGCGGCCGTTCCACAGATCACCCAGGTGGGCACCCGTAAGGCGCCTGACTTCGTCACCAGCGTGCCCGCCGGATCGGCTCAGCGGATCGCGGCAGGCATGGTCGCCGACCGCGGCTGGGGCTCCGACCAGTTCGGGTGCCTGGTGAGTTTGTGGACCAAGGAGAGCGGCTGGCGCACCGACGCGGCCAATCCGAGCGGCGCGTACGGAATCCCGCAGGCACTGCCCGGGTCGAAGATGGCCAGCGTGGGTGCGGACTGGCAGAGCAGTGCGGCCACCCAGATCACCTGGGGCCTGGGCTACATCTCCGGTGTCTACGGCACGCCCTGCGCGGCGTGGGCACACTCGCAAGCCACCAACTGGTACTGATCCCGGCGATCGCCCGCCGCCGGGCGCCCGGGCGGCTGAACGGCGATCGACGGGGGCCGTCGGCTCACCCTGCGCCCGGAACGAACAACGTGCCCGGCGCGCAGTCGAGGGCTTGCTCGATGGCGTATGCGGTCGGTGGGGAGCACGACACCCGCCGGCCGGTGATCAGATGATTCACCGTGGCGTGCGCCAGACCGGCGCGGGCGGCGAACGCTCGCTCGGACAGCCCGCTCAATCGGATGCATTCGGCCAGCACCTGTCGGTTCCGTACGCGGGTCATGGCCGGCTCTGGCCCGAGGCGCTCGGCTGGCTTCGTGGGGTCGTTGGATCCGCTGCCACGCACAGCAGATTAAGTGAAACGGCGACCAGTTCGCAGGCGAATGACGATCGAATGACTCGACCGTGGTGACTGGACGCCCGCCCGGCCGCCGGGCCGATCACCCGTCCGACTACCCATCCGATCGCCCGTCCGATCGCCCGTCCGATCGCCCGTCCGATCGCGTCGCCCCAGCCCGTCGTCGAAGCACGGCCGACCGGTTTGCGAGACTGTGCCGGTGACCGAGGCCGCGCTGCTGGGACCGGCCGAGGTCCGCGAGCTGGCGGCCCGGCTCGGCATCCGTCCCACCAAATCTCTAGGTCAGAACTTCGTGCACGATCCGAACACGATCAGGCGGATCGTCAAGGCGGCCGAGTTGAGTGCTCACGAGCCGGTGCTCGAGGTGGGCCCCGGGCTCGGTTCCCTCTCGCTGGGAATTCTGGCCGTCAGCGGCCATCTCACGGCCGTGGAGATCGACCCGGTCCTGGCTGCGGAACTTCCGGTCACGGTCGCTGCCCAGGCGCCTGACCTGGTCGGTTCGCTGACGGTCGTGGTGGCCGACGCGTTGAACATGGGCCCGCTGCCCGAACCCGCGCCCACGGCCCTGGTGGCCAACCTGCCCTACAACGTGTCCGTGCCGGTGCTGCTGCACCTGCTGAACACCATGCCGAGCCTGGACCACGGCCTGGTCATGGTCCAGCTGGAGGTGGCCGATCGCCTGGTCGCCCCGCCCGGGTCGAAGGTGTACGGCGTGCCGAGCGCGAAGCTGGCCTGGTACGGCGCGGCCCGGCGGGTGGGTACGGTGCCGCGGACAGTGTTCTGGCCGGTGCCCAACGTCGAATCCGGCCTGGTGCGCTTTCGCCGGCAGGCCTTTCCCGATCGTCCAGACGTGCCGCGGGAAGCCGTTTTCGCCGTGATCGACGCGGCGTTCTCGCAACGGCGCAAGATGCTGCGCTCGGCCCTGGCGTCCTGGGCCGGTTCGCCGGCGCGGGCCGAGGCGATCCTGGACCGGGCGGGGGTCGATCCGACGGCGCGTGGCGAGACCATCGACATCGAGGGCTTCGTTCGGGTCGCGGCGGCGCGGGACTGATTGCCCGACTCTGCGGGGGGAAACCGCTCAGCTACGGCCGTCGAACAGGCTGGTGACCGAACCGTCCTCGAAGACCGCCTTGATCGCTCGGGCGATCATCGGGGCGATGGACAAGACGGTGAGTTTCTCGAAGTCCTGCTCGGGACGGATCGGCAGCGTGTTGGTGACCACGACCTCGCGGACCTTGGAGTTCTTCAGCCGATCGGTGGCGGGTGGGGAGAAGATCGCGTGGGTGGCGGCGACGATGACGTCGGCGGCGCCGGATTCGTAGAGCAGATCGGCCGCCTTCACGATCGAGGAGCCCGTGTCGATCATGTCGTCGGCGAGGATGCACAACCGACCCTCGACCTCACCGACGACCCGGTTGGCCACGACCTGGTTGGCGACGTTGATGTCGCGGGTCTTGTGGATGAACGCGATCGGCGCACCGCCGAGCCGGTCGGCCCACTGCTCGGCGGCCCGGACCCGGCCGGTGTCGGGGGAGACCACGGTGAACTGCTGGCTCGGATAGCTCTTGGCGATGTAGTCGCTCAGCAGCGGCAGGGCGAACAGGTGGTCGACCGGGCCGTCGAAGAAGCCCTGGATCTGCGCGGTGTGCAGGTCGATCGACATGATCCGGTCCGCGCCGGCGGTCTTGAGCAGGTCGGCCATCAGCCGGGCCGAGATCGGCTCACGGCCGCGGTGCTTCTTGTCCTGGCGTGAGTACGGATAGAACGGCGCCACCACCGTGATGCGTTTGGCCGAGGCGCGCTTGAGGGCGTCGACCACGATCAGGGTCTCCATCACCCACTGGTTGATGGGCACGGTGTGGGATTGGATGACGAAGGCGTCGCAGCCGCGTACCGATTCCTCGGGCCGGACGAAGATCTCCCCGTTGGCGAAGTCTCGCGCGGTCATCGGGGTGACCGTCACGCCGAGGAAGCCGGCGATCTCGTCGGCAAGTTCGGGAAAGGCACGGCCGGAGAAGAGCATCAGGCTCTTGCGTCCGGCAACCTGCAGGGTGCTCATGGGCGAGGATCTCCGTCTGCGAGCCGGGTCACGGGTTCGCGGTAAAGCGGTCGGTGGTCGGTCGGTCGGATGGCGGTTCGGGTGCAGTCGCCGGCGCTGCGGGTGAGGCTTCAGTGGCCGCCGCCGTGGCCGCGTCGGCGGCGGGGGTTCCGGCGCGCCGCCGCTGCACCCAGCCTGCCACGTTGCGCTGCTTGGCTCGCGCGACCGCCATCGCGCCCGGCGGTACGTCGTCGATGATGACCGAACCGGCGGCGGTGTAGGCGCCGTCGCCGACGGTGACCGGCGCGACGAACATGTTGTCCGCCCCGGTGCGAGCGTGGCTGCCGATGACCGTGTGGTGCTTGTTCACCCCGTCGTAGTTGACGAACACGCTGGCCGCGCCGATGTTGGTGTGCTCGCCGATGGTCGCGTCCCCGACGTAGGTCAGATGCGGGATCTTGGTACCCGTGCCGACGTCGGCGTTCTTCGTCTCGACGTAGGTGCCCACGTGAACCCGGTCGGCCAGCACGGTGCCCGGCCGGAGGTAGGCGTAGGGGCCGACCGTGACTCCGGACCCGACCTCGGCGTGATGGGCCACCACCCGTTGCAGCACGCTGTGCGAGCCGATCCGGCTGTCGGTGATGGTGGAATCCGGGCCGATCGCGCTGCCGCCGCCTACCGACGTCGCGCCTTCGAGCTGCACGTTGGGCTTGAGAACCACGTCGGGAGCCAGACTGACCGTGGCATCGACCCAGGTAGTGGCGGGGTCGAGCACCGTGACCCCGTTGCGCATGTGCTGTTCCAGCAGCCGCTGGTTGTACGTCCGGTGCGCGTAGGCCAGCTGCACCCGGTCGTTGACCCCGGCCGTCTCAGCCGCTGGGGCCAGCGTGGCGCCGACGGTCCGTCCCTCGGCCACGAAGATGCCGATGACGTCGGGCAGGTATTCCTCACCCTGCGCGTTGGCCCGGGACAGCCGGTTGACCGCGTCGGCGAGCAGATCCGCGTCGAAGGCGTAGACGAGGGCAGAGACCTCCCGGACCGCGAGCTCGTCGGCGTCGGCGTCGGCGTGCTCGACCACCCGGCTGACGCCGCTACCGTCCGCGGTGCGGATCACCCGGCCGTAGCCGGTGGGATCGTCGACGACACTGTTGAGCATCGTGGCCGCTGCTCCCGTCCGCTCGTGCTCGATCAGCAGGTGCGAGAGGGCTGCGCTCGTCAGGAGTGGGGCGTCACCGGGAAGCACCAGCACCGTGCCGCCCGATGCGGTCGGTCGGCCCGGGTCGGTGCGGCTCTGTTCGCCCGGCCGTCCCAGCTCAGCGAGGTGGCTCAGCGCGATCCGCACGGCGTGGCCGGTGCCGTGCTGTTCGGCCTGGACGACGGGGATGGCGCTGGGGGCGATGTCGTGCAGGTGACTGGTGACGGCTTCGCGCCGGTGTCCGACGACAACCGCGGTGCGGTCGGGCTCGAGGGGGTCGACCGCGGCGAGGACGTGGCCGAGCAGGGACCGACCGGCGAACCCGTGCAGAACCTTCGGAGTGGCAGCGGACTTCATCCGGGTGCCTTCACCGGCCGCCAGGACCACCACGGTCAAGGGTTGACGGCGGTGCTCGCTCACGGCGGTCAGCCTAACCCGCCGAGGCGCCCCGCCCGACGCCGGTGTGGCCGATGTGGCAGGCGTCGCGGCCAGAGCCCTCGATCGAAGCTGAAGCTGGGGGACTCGGACTCGAACCGAGACTGCAAGGCACCAAAGGCCTGCGGGCTGCCGATTACCCCATCCCCCATCGAGGTCCGGCGGTGGCGGCAGCGAGCCGATCCGACGTCCCTCAGACCGGGACAGCTTACCCATGCCTCATTCAGGAGCTCGGGCTAGCCAAGTTACGGTCGCGTAGGTTACGCTACCGTAGGTAGTGGGACGGGGTCACGCCCAGTCCCGCCGCTGTCCGACCCGGCGAGCCAACGCCACCACCACCGACCCGCACCGCAGGAGGTACGAGCCGATGACTCTGCTTGACGACACCGCCGTTCCCACCGACCACACCAGCGCCGCCGGCAGGCCCGCCGAGGCGGATTCCTCGCAATCCTCACCTGACTCGGTGCAGGCGCTGCGGGAGGCGCAGCCAGGCGGCAAGCCGATCCTGGCCGGGCAGAAAGCGCGCGGCGAGCAGGCCGCCCTCTACATCTTCGTGATCGTGCCGTTCCTGGCCGTCCTGGCCGCCGTGCCACTGCTCTGGGGCTCCGGGATCGGCTGGACCGACGTCAGCCTCTTCGCGATCTTCTACGTGATCTCCGGGACCGGGATCACCGTGGGCTTCCACCGCTACTTCACCCACGGTGCCTTCAAGGCCAATCGCGCACTGAAGATCTACCTGGCCGTGGCGGGTTCGCTGGCCATCGAGGGTCCGGTCATCCGCTGGGTGGCCGACCACCGACGTCACCACGCCTTCTCCGACCGGGAGGGCGATCCGCACTCGCCGTGGCGGTTCGGGGAATCGTTGTCCGGGCTGACCAAGGGCTTCTGGTTCGCCCATCTCGGCTGGCTCTTCGATACCGAGCACACCAATCAGGACAAGTACGCCCCGGACCTGCTCGCCGATCCCGACCTCAAGCGCATCGACCGGCAGTTCCCGCTCTGGGTCGCGTTCACGCTGCTGGCCCCGGCCGTCCTGGGTGGCCTGATCAGCCTGTCCTGGACGGGGGCGTTGACCGCGTTCTTCTGGGCCTCGTTGGTTCGGGTGGCGCTGCTGCACCACGTGACCTGGTCGATCAACTCGATCTGCCACATCGTGGGCGAGCGGCCCTACGCCTCGCGGGACAAGTCGGCCAACTTCTGGCCGCTGGCGATCCTCAGCTTCGGCGAGTCCTGGCACAACAGCCACCACGCCGACCCGACGTGTGCCCGCCACGGCGTGGACCGCGGCCAGCTCGACATCTCCGCCGGCATG is from Jatrophihabitans telluris and encodes:
- a CDS encoding TatD family hydrolase, whose protein sequence is MAKSSSSADRDLPPPLPRRLDATVFDAHCHVDAMAHRAGVARRDQGAPREYLDTVLDQAGAVGVTRIVNVGCEVGEWASTMASLEHPDVFGAIAVHPTEVAGLTDAHYAELEELLQHPKIVAVGETGLDYYWDRTSPQDQQLHFRKHLELAKRVGKPVMIHDRDAHDDVLRILDEEGPPPAGVVFHAFSGDAAMARHCVAAGYVLSFPGVLTFGNAPGLREAAALTPLEQMLVETDAPFLTPHPYRGRPNAPYLIPHVIRQVAELKEVSESVVCATISGTGARIFGI
- a CDS encoding resuscitation-promoting factor encodes the protein MRRSVKLGLYGIVLAGLLGGTAAWATGDTTKTVDLRVDGKDQNVHTTGHTVRDALASAGIAVGAHDIVAPDLQAPVANGSQIIVRRGHLLHLSVNGTVKDVWVNADSVDEALAQLGYDRSNFISVSRSQRLHDGVTSVEIDSPKRVTLKVDGTVRTVMTTGRTVYDAVALAAIRLGPNDKLSVLGTTLVKSGETIQVKRVKVLLRTETQSVPYNTVSKSDPSKYIGTTSVQTAGKNGAKQVTYRLVYVDGKLVGKYLMRSNVTSQPVSQVQQVGSKAKPAPKVTAPTSGGSGSGGGSSATPPANTSGRNWDAVASCESGGNWHINTGNGFYGGLQFDIGTWNSNGGGAYAARADLASREQQIAVANKVADARGSSPWPVCGQYL
- a CDS encoding ubiquitin-like domain-containing protein is translated as MTSSHRLALVDNPAEPSAPMPARRRLPARACRFGLYGLVLAGLVGGTAAWVSNGKSFTLRIDGRDQTVHASAADVGGVLSAAHIAIGQHDLVAPDPATAVASGATIVVRRGHLLHLTVNGASRDVWVNADSVSEALGQLGFSGDDYVSVSRAQRLTSSVTDLAIDSPKKLTFLVDGKRITTMSAGPTVYAAIDDAGISLGPNDRVSSTGTVHDGQVIRIKRVAYTHSTKTQTVPFPTVKRPDPASYVGTDTVVRAGKDGTARVTYQLIFIDGKYAGRVVLKTVNTAAAVPQITQVGTRKAPDFVTSVPAGSAQRIAAGMVADRGWGSDQFGCLVSLWTKESGWRTDAANPSGAYGIPQALPGSKMASVGADWQSSAATQITWGLGYISGVYGTPCAAWAHSQATNWY
- a CDS encoding helix-turn-helix domain-containing protein, whose translation is MTRVRNRQVLAECIRLSGLSERAFAARAGLAHATVNHLITGRRVSCSPPTAYAIEQALDCAPGTLFVPGAG
- the rsmA gene encoding 16S rRNA (adenine(1518)-N(6)/adenine(1519)-N(6))-dimethyltransferase RsmA translates to MTEAALLGPAEVRELAARLGIRPTKSLGQNFVHDPNTIRRIVKAAELSAHEPVLEVGPGLGSLSLGILAVSGHLTAVEIDPVLAAELPVTVAAQAPDLVGSLTVVVADALNMGPLPEPAPTALVANLPYNVSVPVLLHLLNTMPSLDHGLVMVQLEVADRLVAPPGSKVYGVPSAKLAWYGAARRVGTVPRTVFWPVPNVESGLVRFRRQAFPDRPDVPREAVFAVIDAAFSQRRKMLRSALASWAGSPARAEAILDRAGVDPTARGETIDIEGFVRVAAARD
- a CDS encoding ribose-phosphate diphosphokinase; this encodes MSTLQVAGRKSLMLFSGRAFPELADEIAGFLGVTVTPMTARDFANGEIFVRPEESVRGCDAFVIQSHTVPINQWVMETLIVVDALKRASAKRITVVAPFYPYSRQDKKHRGREPISARLMADLLKTAGADRIMSIDLHTAQIQGFFDGPVDHLFALPLLSDYIAKSYPSQQFTVVSPDTGRVRAAEQWADRLGGAPIAFIHKTRDINVANQVVANRVVGEVEGRLCILADDMIDTGSSIVKAADLLYESGAADVIVAATHAIFSPPATDRLKNSKVREVVVTNTLPIRPEQDFEKLTVLSIAPMIARAIKAVFEDGSVTSLFDGRS
- the glmU gene encoding bifunctional UDP-N-acetylglucosamine diphosphorylase/glucosamine-1-phosphate N-acetyltransferase GlmU yields the protein MKSAATPKVLHGFAGRSLLGHVLAAVDPLEPDRTAVVVGHRREAVTSHLHDIAPSAIPVVQAEQHGTGHAVRIALSHLAELGRPGEQSRTDPGRPTASGGTVLVLPGDAPLLTSAALSHLLIEHERTGAAATMLNSVVDDPTGYGRVIRTADGSGVSRVVEHADADADELAVREVSALVYAFDADLLADAVNRLSRANAQGEEYLPDVIGIFVAEGRTVGATLAPAAETAGVNDRVQLAYAHRTYNQRLLEQHMRNGVTVLDPATTWVDATVSLAPDVVLKPNVQLEGATSVGGGSAIGPDSTITDSRIGSHSVLQRVVAHHAEVGSGVTVGPYAYLRPGTVLADRVHVGTYVETKNADVGTGTKIPHLTYVGDATIGEHTNIGAASVFVNYDGVNKHHTVIGSHARTGADNMFVAPVTVGDGAYTAAGSVIIDDVPPGAMAVARAKQRNVAGWVQRRRAGTPAADAATAAATEASPAAPATAPEPPSDRPTTDRFTANP
- a CDS encoding acyl-CoA desaturase, which gives rise to MTLLDDTAVPTDHTSAAGRPAEADSSQSSPDSVQALREAQPGGKPILAGQKARGEQAALYIFVIVPFLAVLAAVPLLWGSGIGWTDVSLFAIFYVISGTGITVGFHRYFTHGAFKANRALKIYLAVAGSLAIEGPVIRWVADHRRHHAFSDREGDPHSPWRFGESLSGLTKGFWFAHLGWLFDTEHTNQDKYAPDLLADPDLKRIDRQFPLWVAFTLLAPAVLGGLISLSWTGALTAFFWASLVRVALLHHVTWSINSICHIVGERPYASRDKSANFWPLAILSFGESWHNSHHADPTCARHGVDRGQLDISAGMITLFEKAGWATDVRWPKRERFDKLAAKKAAETAAENAAATAAETAASRG